The following are from one region of the Muntiacus reevesi chromosome 3, mMunRee1.1, whole genome shotgun sequence genome:
- the HTR1D gene encoding 5-hydroxytryptamine receptor 1D, whose translation MSPPNQSVEGLLQGAPNRSLNATETPGAWDPGTLQALKIALAVVLSIITLATVLSNAFVLTTIFLTKKLHTPANCLIGSLAMTDLLVSILVMPISIAYTTTHTWSFGQLLCDIWLSSDITCCTASILHLCVIALDRYWAITDALEYSKRRTAGHAAAMIAMVWAISVCISIPPLFWRQAKTHEEMSDCLVNTSQISYTIYSTCGAFYIPSVLLIILYGRIYMAARNRILNPPSLYGKRFTTAHLITGSAGSSLCSLNPSLHEGNSHSAGSPLFFNHVKIKLADSVLERKRISAARERKATKTLGIILGAFIVCWLPFFVASLVLPICRDSCWIHPALFDFFTWLGYLNSLINPIIYTVFNEEFRQAFQKVVRFRKTC comes from the coding sequence ATGTCCCCCCCAAACCAGTCAGTAGAAGGGCTTCTGCAGGGGGCTCCCAACAGATCCCTGAATGCCACAGAAACCCCAGGGGCTTGGGACCCGGGGACCCTCCAAGCCCTCAAGATTGCTCTTGCCGTGGTCCTTTCCATCATCACCCTGGCCACAGTCCTTTCCAATGCCTTTGTGCTTACCACCATCTTCCTGACCAAGAAGCTCCATACCCCAGCCAACTGTCTCATTGGCTCCCTGGCCATGACCGACCTCTTGGTTTCCATCCTGGTCATGCCCATCAGCATCGCCTATACCACCACCCACACCTGGAGCTTCGGCCAACTCCTGTGTGACATCTGGCTGTCCTCTGACATCACGTGCTGCACGGCCTCTATCCTGCATCTCTGCGTCATTGCTCTGGACAGGTACTGGGCCATCACGGATGCCCTGGAGTACAGTAAACGCCGGACTGCGGGCCACGCAGCCGCCATGATCGCCATGGTCTGGGCCATCTCGGTCTgcatctccatcccacccctcttttGGCGGCAGGCCAAAACTCACGAAGAGATGTCGGACTGCCTGGTGAACACGTCTCAGATCTCCTACACTATCTACTCCACCTGTGGGGCCTTCTACATCCCGTCCGTGTTGCTCATCATCCTCTATGGCCGTATCTACATGGCCGCCCGAAACCGCATCCTGAACCCGCCGTCCCTCTACGGGAAGCGCTTCACCACCGCGCATCTCATCACAGGCTCTGCAGGGTCCTCACTGTGCTCACTCAACCCCAGCCTTCACGAGGGGAATTCTCATTCAGCCGGCTCTCCTCTCTTTTTTAACCACGTGAAAATCAAGCTTGCCGATAGTGTCCTGGAACGCAAGAGGATTTCTGCTGCCCGAGAGAGGAAAGCCACAAAAACCCTGGGGATCATTCTGGGGGCCTTTATCGTCTGCTGGCTGCCCTTCTTTGTAGCATCTCTGGTCCTTCCCATCTGCAGAGACTCCTGCTGGATCCACCCAGCACTTTTTGACTTTTTCACCTGGCTAGGCTATCTGAACTCCCTCATCAATCCAATAATCTATACTGTGTTTAACGAAGAGTTTCGGCAAGCGTTTCAGAAAGTTGTCCGTTTCAGGAAAACCTGTTAG